In the genome of Bacillota bacterium, the window CGGGGACGCGCGCTCGCGGTATGATCGCTCCCGGGCGCCGCCGCCCCGGAGGCCGGGCCGGCCCGGGATGGGCCGGACGCCGAGAAGCCCCGGGGCGGGCCGGGCGCCGACATCCCGTCAATCCCGTCCGGAAAGGAGTACCGCAGCATGGCCTTCGAGCCGCTCTCGCTCTCCAGCCACGTCTTCGAGCACCGTTCCTCCGTCCTCACCTGGTTCCGCGGCCGCCCGGTGCTGGTGGCACAGGTGGACGGGCAGCTCTACGGGCTGGACGCCGTCTGCGCCCACATGGGCTGCGCCCTCCTCAGCGAGGTGGAGGGGAGGGAGGCGGTCTGCCCGGCGCACGGCGCCCGCTACGACCTGGCCACAGGAAGCCTGACGCAGCCCGCCGTGATCCGCCCCGAGACGCCCTGCGCCCAGGAGGAGGTGCGGACGCCGCTCCGCACCTACCGCGTGCGCGCCAACGAGAAGGGCCTTCTGGAGATCGACGCCGA includes:
- a CDS encoding Rieske 2Fe-2S domain-containing protein; its protein translation is MAFEPLSLSSHVFEHRSSVLTWFRGRPVLVAQVDGQLYGLDAVCAHMGCALLSEVEGREAVCPAHGARYDLATGSLTQPAVIRPETPCAQEEVRTPLRTYRVRANEKGLLEIDAD